ATTGACCTTTGACCAACGAGTTGACTTTTCCGTAAATACCCGTTTTAAACCGTTCGAAAGGCGTTCTGACTCGAAATTTCGATCTGATTTCAGATTTGGAGTCCATTTGAGCAGCTGGAGGTCATATATACCACTTCTCTTCATTGCTAAGGTGAGGGCTATTCCGTTAAATCCCGAGCTAGTTTAGTACTACCATTATGGAAAGTTTAGTTTCGAAACATGATCCGTCTTTGTGAATCGAGTCTATTTGAGAGTCTTGCTTGTTCATTATTGATATTGATTGTTAACTGGAATTAGGATAATAGAGGATTCAACGATTGTGTGAAATGATTGATGCTAAGAACTGCTATATATATGTATATACATAGTTATGAGTAGGGACTATGTGATGAGGGCGTGAGTTCAGAGATGTCTGAGCTTCGACGCTACGGTGTGATATGGGCGTGAGTTCAGAGACGTTTGAGCTTCGACGCTACTGTTTGGGGCGTGGTGCAGAGACGTTTGCATTCGACGCTACGATGGGCGGGGGTACAGAGACAGACTGTACTAGCGACGCTTCGAGTATATGTATATATCCTTATGAGGAGATGCGTGGTGCAGAGAGTAGCTATGTATTATAAGCGCATGAGTTGTAACGGCTAGTCCTCTAGCCGAATATTGATTGTTATGTGTGGTGTAATAGGCACCGTGTTTGTTTCATGCTAGAGCTAGGCCTACATTTTAGTAGTGCTATGAACTCAGTCTGTGGTTTGCGGTTTAGCATCCCATACCTCGCTGGGCAACTCCCCTGTTGCTCACCCCTCCTTCTTCCCCCTTTCAGGTGAGACCGACGAGCAGGAGTGATTATCGGACCGGTGCTATTGGGCTTTTGGGCTTCTATCGTTTTTACCGCTTTTATCTTTATCGGGCCTTTAGGCCTTTGGACTTTTATCGTTTATGTTATTCCTATTTCAGACTTTCGGTTTATGTCGTATTTTATATTTCGGATGTTATCGATGTTGGGCTTTTAGGCCTTTTGGTATCGTATTGACTTTTATATTATGATATGATGAATTATTATTATTTGAGTTGTATTATTATTTTATTTCCACTTTTATCAATTTATTATATTTCGAAAGTGGCGGGTGCCACATTTTGGTATCAGAGCTATTTACTTATCGTAACATTTTATTATGTAAATCGGGGTGTCACAAACATATTTTATGTTAAACATTTAGTTACAATGAAATAAAAGCTACATATTGTAAGTGATGTAAGTTATCAAGTGTCTTTAGCTTTAGTTTATATTTACAAGCATAAACTCATCAATCATATTTTATGTAGTTTTTAAAGTTGAAATAAAAAATGATTTGTTTATTTGTTTATCGTTTAATTTTTACGGTTACATTAAAAATCTCACAGAGTAAATTTTACAATAAATTTCAGTAGCTACAATCTAACCAATCGTCTACGTAATCGACATTTTTATTAAACCTATTTCTATTTTCTTTTCTTTTTAAATAAGATTGGATTTAATATGCAAACAACACGTAATTAGGTTAATTTCTTTATTTAAAATAGATATATAGCATGCACAATGGTAGAGCATTTCAAATGGAGTCCCTATTGGTGGGCTGTTTTTGGTTTGAATGTGTCATACGGTCTACAGCTATGTTCCCCTGGATTATACTATCGTGTAATCTCCGGCAAAACTACAAACAATTTTTTTAAAAAATTGAGCGGAAAACAATAAAACACGTTAATGTCAATATATTTTATATAACTAGATCTACTCAAATTGATAAAATATTGATAGGGAAAACGGATCTGCTATTAAAAGTCAAATTCTCTCTGGCTCTTTTCCCGATGAAGAGTGTTTGGAATGTCCCCGGCAAAGCTTCCGCCCTGAACCCTCCGCCGCTCACCTCCAGTGAGCCCTCACCCCCGCTTCCCGTTCCCCCTGACCCTCCCGACCCTGACTCTCCTTTATCACCCCACCAATTCCCTCCTCTCTCAACTGGTTCAAAACCATTATCTTCTAAGAAAACTGGTTTTAAATTCCTGAAAAATTCTTCTATTGTTGTTGCAAATCTGCTTCAACCTGTTACTACTGAAGGTACCTCAGTTCAAGGAGTATCTGAAAACCAAAAAACTGTTGTCAAAGCTTCAAATACCATCACTTTTGAACCCCACACTCTCAGATCTACTGTTCCAGCTACAGTCCAAACCCTCCCACAAGAAAACAACCCCCAAACTTTCAGAATCAACCCACCTAAATCCCCTTCTCCCATAAACACCAACAAAGCCTCAACTCCATTAGTTCACCTGCAGGAAAGTTCCTCAAACCCTGCTCCCTCCAGTAACCACGATTATTCCCCCCCCCACTCCCCCGACTGTTTCAACTCAAGCCCCACCCACCGCCGACCCTATTCTCATCTCCCCTACTGACCACACTCTCCCATCTACAAAAAATGCTCCAGCACCTGTTCATGTACCTTCACTTGTGGAGAGATTCAGAGCTGCTGAAGATAAAACCTTGAGAAGACTAGCTCCAGTAACCATTTCTCCGTCAGGTAGACCAAGAATCTTGATTCTGGATTCAGTCTTCAAAGCAGGAGCTGAAATCCACAAAGATTTCATCATTTGTTACTTCAACGGCAAAACTCCTCCTTTCAACCAAATTCAAAGTGTGTTTAACCACATGTGGGGAAAGGGACAGAGGCTGGAAATCAATAATAAACCTCTCAACCGTACTACTCTTGTGAGAATCCCAAGTGAATATCTCCGCAAGAAAATTCTCGAAAAAAACATTTGGTATGTTGGGTACTCTATGTTCCACACCGCTCAGTGGTCGTCGGAACACTCCTCTGCTACACCCCCTTTGAAAGCTATTAAAATATGGGCCCACCTCACTGGTGTTCCTCTCGATCTCATATACAATGCGGGGTTGAGCTTGGTAGTAGGTCTCGTGGGAGAACCCAAAGAGACAGATGATTTTACGAAAAATATGGTTAGCTTGACTGTTTCTCATGTCAAGGTAGAAGTTGACCTCACAAAGCCTCTTCCTTCCGTTGTTGAATTTGAAAGAGAAAGCGGAGAAGTAGTGGAAGTTTCGGTGCACTATCCGTGGGTACCACCAACTTGCACTCATTGTCACGAACTGGGTCACATAATCCGAAACTATCTCCAGTACACTCCCCCTCCTTCAACTGATCCTCCCATAACGGCTAAGTCCCAAGGAAAGAAGCCCTCAAGCTCTTCCACACCAGTCTCCAAGTCTACTCGTCAAATTTTTTTAAAAAAAACAGTGGCATCTCAAGCCTCTGATCTTATCATCACCTCAGAACCTGGAGCGCTTCAGTCTGATGAGATGATGATTGATAAAACTGCTCTCAAACCCCTGTCTGATATCGCTGGCCACAAAATCCTCGATGCACCTGCTGATCTTTGCCTCTCTCCTGATCCCATCCCCCGGCCTTCCCTTAAACGTTCTCGTTCATCCCCAACTCTTTCCCCCCCTCTCTCTTCCAATCCCAATCCTTTTTTGCTTCCCCCTCTTCATCCATCCTCTGCCACAGCTCTCCTTTTATAATATATCTCCCCTCACACTAAACCTCCCCTCACCACAAAAGCCCTTATGCCACAAAAAATCCATTCTCTTCTCTTTCACCAGCCATCGATCCTCCAAAAACTGTCCTCTCGCCAACGAAGCAACTAAATATTACTTCTTTTTTACCCGGGAATCCATCTCTGATGGTGGAGACCCTCCCTCTTTTCCCATGTGTATCAAACTCTTTTTTTGGAACGTCTGCGGCCTAAATGACCCGGATAAGCATCGGCCTTTTATTTCTTGGCTTTTTACCCATAAACCTCTTTTTTGGTGCAATTTAGAAACTCATATAAAAGAAACTTCCTTACCCTCCCTTATGTCCAAACTTTGCAATGGCTGGAACTTCAGCTCTAATCATGCCTCTGATGCTGATGGTAGGATTATCTTGATATGGAGAAACCCTCTTACTGTCCAAGTAATCCGGCAGAGCCGCCAGACCATAACCTGCCTCCTATCCATCCCGTCCAAAGAACCTATCTACTATACTGCACTGTATGCCTCGAATCTCAGTGCAGAAAGAAATGACCTATGGGCAGAGCTGTTACATCTTCACGATACTCTGGATCTCGAGAACAAGAAACTGGATGATTGTGGGTGACTTCAATCAGATAATGTACCCCACAAAACACTCCTCCTCTGCAGTTGTTGTTCCCGATAACATAATGTATTAGTTCCAAGACTGCTTGCTCCAATGTGGAATGTTTGATTTGCGCTACAATGGTCCGTCTCACTCCTGGACAAACAAGCAGCCATCAAATCCTAGGAAAAAAATTGGATCGCTTCCTAACCAACTACAAAACCATCTCATCCTATCCCCATGCCTATTCCCTCTTCCTTCCCAACTTATTCTCTGATCATTGTCCATGCCTTGTTGACCTAGCCTATACCCTCCCAACTGCTGAAACCAAACCCTATAAATTCCAAAATTACCTAACTAAACACCCAAACTTTCTGGAGATTGTTCATGACGCCTGGGTTCAGGCTGGAAGCATTTGCTCGACACTTTCTCAACTATGTTGGAAACTAAAACTTATAAAGGGAGACTTAAAAAGACTAAACAGAGATAATTTTTCACATATTCAAGAGAGAGTGAGTGATTCTTACCGTTTGTTACAACTTGTGCAGGTTCAAGCTCTAAATACTCCATCAACCTTGACCTTCCAAGAAGAGAGAGATCTTCATGAGAAGTGGATCTTCCTGCGAAAAATAGAAGAGAGCTATTTTAGACAGAAGTCTCGCAAAAACTGGCTCAACGAAGGAGATTTCAACACTACCTTCTTCCACCGGATGTGTCAAGTCAGAGCAAGTTACAATGCCATTAGATCCTTTCTCTCAAACGCTGGGGTGATGGTCACGGACCCAATAGAGATGAGCATGCTTGCGGTGGAACACTTTAAATCAATTTTGAGACCTCCAAACTACTCTCCCCCGTCGCTGTACTCCTCATTCAACTGGTTTGATGAGTTAATTAGGTTTCACTGCAGCCTGCAACAATGCCAAAAATGCTACCACTCCCGAAGGCAGAGGAAATAAAAAGCATGTTCTTCAGATTAAATCCAAACAAAGCCCCAGGACCTGATGGACTAATCTCTGGCTTCTTTAAAGCAGCATGGGAAACTCTTGGAGAATAAGTGGTCTCTTGCATTACTCAGTTCTTCTCTTCAGCTTTCCTACCAGCCACTACTAACTCAACAATTCTTATGCTGGTCCCTAAATTCTCGGGAGCAAAAAAGATCTCTGATTTTTGCCCCATCTCTTGTCTAAATACGGTCTACAAGGTGATATCCAGACTTCTGGTTGCAAGACTAAAGCCAATTATACAAGATGTCATCCTTCCATGTCAAACAAACTTCGTAAAGGACCGCCTGCTGGTTGAAAATACAGTATTAGCAAGTGAATTGGTACATGGGTATCACAAGAATAAAGGGCCGAAGAGAATCACCATCAAGGTGGACATTGCCAAAGCCTTTGATATGCTATCTTGGGAGTTCCTTTTCTCTTGCTTGGACAGTATGCAGATTCCACACCACTTTCTCTCTCAGCTAAAGGCCTGCATATGTACAACAAGCTTTATGGTTTGATATAATGGTACTGTCAATGGCTATTTCAAAGGAAGAAGAGGGCTTAGGCAGGGTGACCCTCTCTCTCCCTATCTATCTGTTATTGCTATGAACTGTCTCTCCTTTATGCTCAAAAAAAGCGGCAACACAATTCAACCTACTGGCTTGGCAATCCAACTCTACTGGTTATGGAATGAGCGCAACTCTAGGCTGCACACTAACTCTTTCAGGTCCATTGATTCTCTTTTCCGTATAATCGATCGCCAAATCAGAAACAGGATCCAGAGTTTCAGATCATCCAATCCAAAGCTTGCCTCCTCTATGTTACAATCATGGTTTCGTCATGCGTGATTGATCCTCCTCTCTCCACTTCTCCATCAACGTAATCTCCGTCGCTTAATACTCTCCCGTCGCTTGATTCTTCAACTTGGCCAGTCAAATGGGCTTAGGGTTCTTGGGCCTTCTTATTGGGTTCTACTATAGGAAGTTTCTCAACTATGAGCTTTTGTACTAATGGGTATTGTTGATGATTAAGGTCTGTGGGTCTGTAAACATTTTTATTTCTTTTGCTCTTTAAATTTGAAAGCCAATTTAAAAAATAAAAAGAAAACGGATCTGCTCTTTGTTTATTAGCACATCGAGAAGAACAGAGTTTTGACTCCACGTGACGAAAATTATATTTCTTTTGTCACGTTGACTTCTTATCCGAGTTATATTAAAAACAGCATACACTGAAATAATCAAGACATATGCATTTGGATTGAAAACAGCAGGAGAAAGCTTTCAATGGAGAAGAGTAATGGCCAGCGAGTGATTCTGTTTCCACTTCCATTGCAAGGCTGCATCAACCCCATGCTTCAGCTTGCAATGATCCTCCACTCAAGAGGTTTCTCCATCACTGTGATCCACACGCGCTTCAATCCCCCAAAACCTTCAAGCCACCCTCTCTTCACCTTCTTACAGATCCCAGATGGCTTGTCTGAAGCTGAGACAAGAACTCACGATGTCACACTTCTCCTAACGCGTCTCAACCGAAGCTGTAAGTCTCCGTTTCGTGACTGTTTGACTAAACTGTTGCAATCTGAAACAGCGGAAGGGAAACAGAGGATTAGCTGTTTGATCCATGATGCTCAATGGATCTTCACACAATCACTCGCTCATAGTTTGAATCTCCCGAGATTGGTCCTCAATACCTATAAAGTCTCTTTCTTTCATGGCCATTTCGTTCTTCCTCACCTCCGCCGCCAAAGATTACCTCCATTGCAAGGTATTGTTTAGCTGTCATTCCAACCAGTATGGTTACAATGTTTTGTCCTATATACAGTAAAAATAATGGTAGGACTATGATAATTTATCAATTTATAAAGTTATTAATTTAAATATTATATTTTAAAAATATATTTTTATTTAAAAATGAAAGAATATTTTATTCACGATATATGTATCGGTTAAACTTTTTAAATTTGAATTTCGTCTGTTTTTATTATAGCATACAGTTCATTTTTATATATTTTTCACTAAAATGAAGAAAAAACTAGAGATGAAGTTTTTTTGGACAAAAAAATTTAGAGAGGAAGTTTATTTGAAGAAAATAAACAATGAAATGTGTTATGTATGTTTATATAAAGTAATTATTAATTTTATGATTTTAATAAGATTATATACTTATCTAAGACTTTTCTAAATATAAATATCTTAATATTTTAGCGAATTATGTTATATTTTAGATTGGTCTAATTTGGATCCGGATAAATTTAAATTGTATTTATCAAATATTAATTTATAGAGTTTTTACCCTAGTTGACTTTTATCGTCCGATCTTTTCTACAAAATACCTAAAAATAACGGTTTTTGCTAGCCATATATATTTGAAAAACATTATATGTCCATTACTCACATATGGATTAAAATCAATATTACAGGTCCCATCACAAATTCAGAACAAGATGATCCAGTAGAGGAGTTTCCACCGCTTCGAAAGAAAGATCTTTCACAGATTCTCGATGAAGAAACAGAGCTCTTAGACTCGTACTCAGATAAGATCTTGGAAACGACAAAGACGTCTTCTGGTCTTATATTCGTGTCATCTTGTGAGGAGTTGGATCAAGACTCACTCAGCCAAGCACGTCAAGATTTCAAAGTCCCTATCTATGCAATAGGACCTTCTCATAACTACTTTCCAGGCTCGTCTAGTAGCTTGTTCACACCGGACAGCACTTGCATCCAGTGGCTTGACAAACAAGAAGACAGATCCGTGATCTACGTGAGTTTCGGTAGCTTAGCGAACATGAGCCGTTCAGAGTTAATTGAGATTGCTTGGGGTCTAAGCAACAGCGACCAACCCTTCTTGTTGGTCGTTAGGGTTGGTTCAGTCAAAGACGCAGAATGGATCGAGACGATCCCTGAAGAACTTATGGAGAGGATTAAGGAGAAGGGGAAGATAGTGAAATGGGCGCCGCAACAAGAGGTTCTAAAGCATAGAGCCGTTGGAGGATTCTTGACACACAATGGTTGGAACTCGACTGTTGAGAGTGTTTGTGAAGGTGTCCCTATGATTTGTTTGCCTTTTGTGTGGGATCAGTTGCTGAATGCAAGATTCGTTAGTGATGTGTGGATGGTGGGGATTCATCTAGAGGGTCGGATTGAGAGGAATGTGATTGAAAGAGCGGTAAGGAGATTGTTGTTGGAGCCAGAAGGAGAAGTGATACGAGGGAGGATGAAGCTTCTTATGGAGAAAGTAAGAAGATCTGTTAAACAAAACGGTTCGGCATATCGATCTTTAGAACAGTTGGTTGATCGTCTATCATCTTTCTAGCTATATGTTCGTATGTTGATTTCTTCGTCATTTTTTGTTTTGTTTTGCAAGTAATAATTTGTCTGTGTTTGGCATTGCTAGAAGAAAATAAGCCATAATAACAAGACTAATATGTTCCCATGGGGAAAATTTCCTTTTATATCTTTTATTTATACTTGTTTCTTTGTGTTTTGGCTTGTTGATATATAATAGTGTTCGTTGAAATATTTAAAAGAATTGATTTGGTTAATTATGTCTATAATAGAAAAATGCATATCTTACAAAAATTCCTAAGCTAAACGTACTTGAATTTATATAGTGGAAAGATAGGTGATATATTAGAAAATGATTTGCGTTTATCGTGAAAGTGAAGGTGAAACACGGAAAAATCACGTGGAGATTGTAAAAGAACACTATTGCACGGACCGTTGGATGTAGGGTAAGAACCACGGACCGAAATATTTTGGGTTAAACATAAAAATTGTTTTGTCTAATCGTGCGTTGAACACTCCAACGACAGAGCATATGATAATGCAGATTTGACATCAAAGCAGATATGTCCTATTATGTTTGCAATTTATACAAATATTAAAAAATAATGGAGCAAGTGGCTTCCCACCTCAGTTAGACCACCTCCATCCATTAGGATTCCTAATGGGTACTTAAAATTAAATTAGTGTATAATGTAGTGATTTAAAAGGTTAAGTACCTCTATTAATCTAATTAATTTTTTCATCCTCCATAGAACCTCATTGGGGTACTTAAAACTAATTTTTTTTTTAAAGTTGAATGATTTGAAAGAAAATGATACATAAAATTTTTATTAAAAATGAAATAAAAGCATATTAAAAATACAAATACAAATCGTAAACGAGAAAAACAGATTAGTTGAAATCTTGATTTGTTCCAAATTTTTGCCTATTGCCGAGATTTGAAGGCATATCTGTAGAAAACGAGAAATCCACTTCTGAACTTCGGTTTGAATCCGAATTTTTGAAAACTGAAACATCGAACTGAGTGTATCCATCCCGTTCGTCTTCTACGATCATATTATGTAGAATGATACATGCTCTCATTATCTTTCCAATTTTTATTTTATCCCACAAAAGAGCTGGATTTTTGACTATGTGATGTTAGGAGTTTTCAAGGCTCCTAAGACAAATGTTGTAGTATAAATGATTGTCGAACCAATTCTAAGGGATTTCAAACACTGAGAATGCAAGTACTTACTTAATCTAAGTGTAACCGATGATTTAAAGAGTTTTCTAAACTAATGATTAATACTAATGCAGTTTCAGAATAATAAAAACGGTAAATGAGTTGACTTTCTTAACTAAGGAAAATGAGAACTCATGGGCATAGGAATTAGACCTTGGGTGATCAAGTTTCGAACTAAGGATGGCAGACGAACAATCAAACTATCAACCTTAAGCTTAGACACGATCCTAAACAAACTCTATGTCTAGATGAATGTTCATTTACTAACACATTTCAAACAACAAATGTCTTTGGTTGAATAATATGGAATCAATCATTACTAACAGGTCCAAGGCTATCTTAGCACTTCTAACAACAAATGTCTTTGGCAAAATATGCTAAAAGCTTAGAAGAGTTGTTTCAGGCATTTCATCGAACACCTTTTGGGTGGGAAATGCCTAAAGATCAACTTTTGAGAAGCTAACTCAGAAGATGCATTATGATTACTCTACTAGCAAGGTTTTGGAATGATCTACTCTAAAACATCCTAGCTCTAACCTAATCACCCTTAATCTTCCTAACCCATGAATTCAAATGGTGATTACTCACTACTCTTCATGATTCCTCTTAAACCCATTTTGGATTTCAGATTAATCATACAGAGGGATACAACAACGAACTGGAAAACACAGGATTGCAATAACTAGATGAACAAAGATGATTCANNNNNNNNNNNNNNNNNNNNNNNNNNNNNNNNNNNNNNNNNNNNNNNNNNNNNNNNNNNNNNNNNNNNNNNNNNNNNNNNNNNNNNNNNNNNNNNNNNNNNNNNNNNNNNNNNNNNNNNNNNNNNNNNNNNNNNNNNNNNNNNNNNNNNNNNNNNNNNNNNNNNNNNNNNNNNNNNNNNNNNNNNNNNNNNNNNNNNNNNNNNNNNNNNNNNNNNNNNNNNNNNNNNNNNNNNNNNNNNNNNNNNNNNNNNNNNNNNNNNNNNNNNNNNNNNNNNNNNNNNNNNNNNNNNNNNNNNNNNNNNNNNNNNNNNNNNNNNNNNNNNNNNNNNNNNNNNNNNNNNNNNNNNNNNNNNNNNNNNNNNNNNNNNNNNNNNNNNNNNNNNNNNNNNNNNNNNNNNNNNNNNNNNNNNNNNNNNNNNNNNNNNNNNNNNNNNNNNNNNNNNNNNNNNNNNNNNNNNNNNNNNNNNNNNNNNNNNNNNNNNNNNNNNNNNNNNNNNNNNNNNNNNNNNNNNNNNNNNNNNNNNNNNNNNNNNNNNNNNNNNNNNNNNNNNNNNNNNNNNNNNNNNNNNNNNNNNNNNNNNNNNNNNNNNNNNNNNNNNNNNNNNNNNNNNNNNNNNNNNNNNNNNNNNNNNNNNNNNNNNNNNNNNNNNNNNNNNNNNNNNNNNNNNNNNNNNNNNNNNNNNNNNNNNNNNNNNNNNNNNNNNNNNNNNNNNNNNNNNNNNNNNNNNNNNNNCGAGCTTGCAAGACCCCAAAAGCTCGCTCGACATCTTTACGTACAGCTTCTTGATGTGTAGCGAATAAAGATGCTTTTGGACCTTGCGGAAGTGGAATAGATTGGACAAAAGTAGTCCATTTTGGATAAATACCATCTGTGAGATAGTAAGCCAATCGGTACTCGTGTCCGTTGACAGTGTAGTTAACTTTCGGAGCTCGACCTTGTAATATATCATCAAAAACTGGTGATCATTCAAGAACATTGATATCGTTTAATGTACTTGGAGGTCCGAAAAACGCGGGCCATATCCAGAGGTCTGGTGAAGCTACAACCTCTACAACAATTGTTGGCTTTCCTGATCCACATGTATATTGTCCTTTTCATGCGGTCGGACAATTCTTCCACTCTCAATGCATACAATCAATGCTTCCTATCATCCCGAGAA
The DNA window shown above is from Brassica oleracea var. oleracea cultivar TO1000 chromosome C3, BOL, whole genome shotgun sequence and carries:
- the LOC106333367 gene encoding UDP-glycosyltransferase 76C4-like; the encoded protein is MEKSNGQRVILFPLPLQGCINPMLQLAMILHSRGFSITVIHTRFNPPKPSSHPLFTFLQIPDGLSEAETRTHDVTLLLTRLNRSCKSPFRDCLTKLLQSETAEGKQRISCLIHDAQWIFTQSLAHSLNLPRLVLNTYKVSFFHGHFVLPHLRRQRLPPLQGPITNSEQDDPVEEFPPLRKKDLSQILDEETELLDSYSDKILETTKTSSGLIFVSSCEELDQDSLSQARQDFKVPIYAIGPSHNYFPGSSSSLFTPDSTCIQWLDKQEDRSVIYVSFGSLANMSRSELIEIAWGLSNSDQPFLLVVRVGSVKDAEWIETIPEELMERIKEKGKIVKWAPQQEVLKHRAVGGFLTHNGWNSTVESVCEGVPMICLPFVWDQLLNARFVSDVWMVGIHLEGRIERNVIERAVRRLLLEPEGEVIRGRMKLLMEKVRRSVKQNGSAYRSLEQLVDRLSSF